The proteins below are encoded in one region of Buttiauxella gaviniae:
- a CDS encoding xanthine permease codes for MTNIKLEWKRGDWAAYFGLMTNNLTNLLTMMGLLIFVVGIPTEIVYGRIAPAFGLAVLVASVCYAWFGLQLAKETGRKDVTALPSGPSAPSIFTVTFLVLMPVYQQTGDAEFAIQIGLVWCFVEAMILVGGSFLGETIRKMIPRTVLLSCLSGLGLLLLAMNPMLQAFEAPTVSFIVLLLIFINWFGKKPMFARIPTGLLLLIAGTALAWISGLQSPEAIKASMSSFGFNPPAIHVDSFLQGLPHALPYLASAVPLGLANYIFDLENIESAHAAGDEYNTRKVMLTNGLASTLGCLMGNPFPVTVYVGHAGWKAMGASIGYTLASGVTMFIVPLFGLGAFMLAIIPMTAIVPILVFIGVVTANQVVRETPKIEVPVIFICLFPWIANWALTMVNSVMAAAGTSAAKIGPEALAGKGVFYQGLVHLGNGAPLASMLWGCVAIFAIINKPLRGAVAAAVGALLALFGVIHAPMVGFAQGSSLMFVTAYLMMGAMFVVKHVLDRREAASAGVAPVSES; via the coding sequence ATGACAAACATTAAGCTTGAGTGGAAACGCGGTGACTGGGCGGCCTATTTCGGGTTGATGACCAATAACCTGACTAACTTGCTGACCATGATGGGGTTGCTCATTTTTGTGGTGGGCATTCCGACGGAGATTGTTTACGGGCGTATTGCGCCAGCCTTCGGGCTGGCGGTGCTGGTGGCGAGCGTGTGTTACGCCTGGTTTGGTTTGCAACTGGCAAAAGAGACCGGGCGCAAAGACGTGACCGCGCTGCCTTCCGGGCCAAGTGCGCCATCGATCTTTACCGTTACCTTTTTGGTATTGATGCCGGTTTACCAGCAAACGGGCGATGCCGAGTTTGCCATTCAGATTGGCCTGGTGTGGTGCTTTGTTGAAGCGATGATTCTGGTGGGCGGTTCGTTCCTGGGCGAAACCATCCGCAAGATGATCCCGCGTACCGTTCTGCTTTCCTGTTTGTCCGGTTTAGGGCTGCTGTTGCTGGCGATGAACCCGATGTTGCAGGCCTTTGAAGCGCCGACGGTTTCATTCATCGTTCTGCTGCTGATCTTCATTAACTGGTTTGGCAAAAAGCCGATGTTCGCGCGCATTCCTACCGGTTTATTGCTGCTGATTGCCGGTACGGCGCTGGCGTGGATTTCCGGCCTGCAAAGCCCGGAGGCCATTAAAGCCTCGATGTCCTCCTTCGGCTTTAACCCGCCAGCCATTCATGTCGACAGCTTCCTGCAAGGCCTGCCGCACGCGCTGCCTTACCTGGCATCGGCGGTTCCGCTGGGGCTTGCGAACTACATTTTTGACCTGGAAAACATTGAGAGCGCCCACGCGGCGGGCGACGAATACAACACTCGCAAAGTGATGCTGACCAACGGTCTGGCCTCCACGCTGGGCTGCCTGATGGGGAACCCGTTCCCGGTCACGGTGTACGTCGGTCACGCGGGCTGGAAAGCGATGGGGGCGAGTATCGGCTATACGCTGGCGTCGGGGGTAACGATGTTTATCGTGCCGCTGTTCGGGCTTGGGGCATTCATGCTCGCCATTATTCCGATGACCGCCATCGTGCCGATTCTGGTGTTTATCGGCGTGGTGACCGCCAACCAGGTGGTGCGCGAAACGCCGAAGATAGAGGTGCCGGTGATCTTCATCTGCCTGTTCCCGTGGATCGCCAACTGGGCGTTGACCATGGTGAATAGCGTGATGGCGGCGGCAGGCACTTCGGCTGCGAAAATCGGCCCGGAAGCGCTGGCGGGCAAAGGCGTGTTTTATCAGGGGCTGGTGCATTTGGGCAACGGCGCACCGCTCGCCAGTATGTTGTGGGGCTGCGTGGCGATCTTCGCGATTATCAATAAGCCGTTGCGCGGCGCGGTTGCGGCGGCAGTGGGCGCGTTGCTGGCGCTGTTCGGCGTGATTCACGCCCCGATGGTGGGCTTTGCCCAGGGCAGTTCGCTGATGTTCGTCACCGCATATTTGATGATGGGCGCGATGTTTGTGGTGAAGCATGTGCTCGACAGGCGCGAGGCGGCTTCTGCAGGCGTGGCTCCGGTTTCTGAGAGTTAA
- a CDS encoding amidohydrolase family protein: MNNAEKSRREFLSGGGKVAAACALFGATGSMAYAAKSTPLNCEAENHMSAIKESHYYLDNVLLEAGFVRDGQTIVGTQTELKTLEIKDGKIAALLANKQHPDGTLAHYDAAGKLLLPAMRDMHIHLDKTFYGGPWRVHNRPAGTTILDMIALEQKLLPELQPVTQERAEKLIDLIQSKGSTIARSHCNVEPVSGLKNLENLQAVLERRKAGFSCEIVAFPQHGLLHSNSVQLMRDAMQAGAHYVGGLDPTNVDGAMEKSLDTMFQIAIDYKKGVDIHLHETSPAGIAAVNYMVETVEKTPELKGKLTISHAFALAMMNEQQVDEIATRMAAQQITIASTVPIGTMHMPLKQLQEKGVFVMTGTDSVIDHWSPYGLGDMLEKANLYAQLYVRVSELNLSRSLAIATGNVLPLNDKGERVWPKVQDEASFVLVDASCSAEAVARISPRTATFHQGNLVWGALSV, encoded by the coding sequence ATGAATAATGCAGAAAAAAGCCGCCGTGAATTTTTAAGCGGCGGGGGCAAAGTGGCCGCGGCTTGCGCACTCTTTGGCGCGACGGGGTCGATGGCGTATGCTGCGAAATCGACACCTCTTAACTGTGAGGCAGAAAATCACATGAGCGCCATAAAAGAGTCGCACTACTACCTCGACAACGTTCTGCTGGAAGCGGGTTTTGTGCGCGACGGGCAAACTATTGTCGGCACGCAAACCGAGCTGAAAACGCTGGAAATCAAAGACGGTAAAATTGCGGCGTTGCTCGCAAATAAACAACACCCTGACGGCACGCTGGCCCATTACGATGCTGCCGGGAAACTACTGTTGCCCGCGATGCGCGACATGCACATCCACCTCGATAAAACCTTTTACGGCGGCCCGTGGCGTGTGCATAACCGCCCGGCGGGCACCACCATTCTGGACATGATTGCCCTGGAGCAAAAACTGCTCCCGGAACTGCAACCGGTCACGCAGGAGCGTGCGGAAAAGCTGATTGATTTGATTCAGTCGAAAGGCTCGACTATTGCCCGCAGCCACTGCAACGTTGAGCCCGTTTCCGGGCTAAAAAACCTCGAAAACCTGCAAGCGGTGTTAGAGCGCCGAAAAGCCGGGTTTAGCTGCGAAATCGTGGCGTTTCCGCAGCACGGTTTGCTCCATTCCAACTCCGTACAACTGATGCGGGATGCGATGCAAGCGGGCGCTCACTACGTCGGCGGGCTTGACCCGACGAACGTGGACGGCGCGATGGAAAAATCCTTAGACACCATGTTCCAGATAGCCATCGACTATAAAAAAGGCGTCGATATTCATCTGCATGAAACCAGCCCGGCAGGCATTGCCGCGGTGAATTATATGGTTGAAACGGTGGAGAAAACCCCGGAGCTGAAAGGCAAACTCACCATCAGCCACGCCTTTGCACTGGCTATGATGAACGAGCAGCAGGTGGATGAAATTGCCACCCGCATGGCGGCGCAGCAAATTACTATTGCCTCGACGGTGCCGATTGGCACCATGCACATGCCGCTCAAACAGTTGCAAGAGAAGGGCGTGTTTGTGATGACCGGCACCGACAGTGTTATCGACCACTGGTCGCCGTATGGCCTGGGCGACATGCTGGAAAAAGCTAACCTGTATGCGCAGCTCTATGTCCGCGTCAGCGAATTGAACCTTTCCCGCTCGCTGGCGATTGCCACCGGGAACGTGCTGCCGCTTAACGATAAAGGTGAGCGCGTGTGGCCAAAAGTGCAGGATGAGGCGAGTTTCGTGCTGGTGGACGCTTCCTGTTCCGCCGAAGCCGTGGCGCGAATTTCCCCACGCACCGCGACATTCCATCAGGGGAACCTGGTTTGGGGCGCGCTTAGCGTGTAG
- a CDS encoding DUF1116 domain-containing protein translates to MSLFTQPLNVINVGIAMFSDDLKKQSVPVTQLDWTPPGQGNLAVVAALDAIAAPALAEKVAAANKLAVERIIQSQPVLVGYDQAINVVPGMTRNTILHAGPPVSWENMCGAMKGAVTGALVFEGLAANLDEAAALAASGEIIFSPCHEHDCVGSMAGVTSASMFMHIVENKTYGNRAYTNLSEQMAKILRMGANDQSVIDRLIWMRDVLGPMLRDAMKLAGEIDLRLMLAQALHMGDECHNRNNAGTTLLIQALTPWIIQTPFTVAQQKEVFDFVASSDYFSGPTWMAMCKAAMDAAHGIEYSTVVTTMARNGVEFGLRVSGLPGHWFTGPAQQVIGPMFAGYKPADSGLDIGDSAITETYGIGGFAMATAPAIVALVGGTVDEAIDFSRQMREITLGENPNVTIPLLSFMGIPTAIDITRVGDSGILPVINTAIAHKDAGIGMIGAGIVHPPFECFEKALLAFGERYSF, encoded by the coding sequence ATGAGTTTATTCACCCAACCGCTGAATGTGATTAACGTCGGTATCGCGATGTTTAGCGATGATTTGAAAAAGCAGAGCGTTCCCGTCACCCAACTGGACTGGACGCCGCCGGGGCAGGGTAATTTAGCGGTGGTCGCGGCGCTGGATGCGATTGCGGCTCCGGCGCTTGCCGAAAAAGTGGCTGCGGCGAACAAGCTGGCCGTTGAACGCATTATCCAGTCTCAGCCGGTGCTGGTGGGTTATGACCAGGCGATTAACGTGGTGCCAGGTATGACGCGCAACACGATTTTGCACGCGGGCCCCCCGGTTAGCTGGGAAAACATGTGCGGCGCCATGAAAGGGGCGGTTACCGGTGCGCTGGTGTTTGAAGGGTTGGCGGCGAATCTGGATGAAGCGGCAGCGCTTGCGGCTTCGGGGGAAATCATCTTCTCGCCGTGCCACGAACACGACTGCGTAGGTTCCATGGCGGGCGTGACTTCCGCCTCCATGTTCATGCATATCGTCGAGAACAAAACTTACGGCAACCGCGCTTACACCAACCTCAGCGAGCAGATGGCGAAGATCCTGCGCATGGGCGCAAACGACCAAAGCGTGATTGACCGCCTCATCTGGATGCGCGATGTGCTCGGCCCGATGTTACGTGACGCGATGAAACTGGCGGGGGAAATCGACCTGCGTCTGATGCTGGCGCAGGCGCTGCACATGGGCGACGAGTGCCATAACCGCAACAACGCGGGCACTACGCTGCTGATTCAGGCGCTGACGCCGTGGATTATCCAGACCCCCTTCACCGTGGCGCAGCAAAAAGAGGTGTTCGATTTTGTCGCCAGCAGCGACTACTTCTCCGGCCCAACGTGGATGGCAATGTGCAAAGCGGCGATGGACGCGGCGCACGGCATTGAGTACAGCACCGTGGTGACCACCATGGCGCGTAACGGCGTGGAATTTGGCCTGCGCGTGAGCGGCCTGCCAGGCCACTGGTTTACCGGCCCTGCGCAGCAGGTGATCGGCCCGATGTTTGCAGGTTACAAACCGGCAGATTCCGGGCTGGATATCGGTGACAGCGCGATTACCGAAACCTACGGTATCGGCGGGTTTGCCATGGCGACGGCTCCGGCGATTGTGGCCCTGGTCGGCGGAACCGTAGATGAAGCTATCGACTTCTCGCGTCAGATGCGTGAGATAACGCTCGGCGAAAACCCGAACGTCACCATTCCGCTGCTGTCGTTTATGGGCATTCCCACCGCCATTGACATCACGCGCGTGGGCGACAGCGGCATTCTGCCGGTGATCAACACCGCCATTGCCCACAAAGATGCGGGTATCGGCATGATTGGCGCGGGGATTGTCCATCCGCCGTTTGAATGTTTTGAGAAGGCTCTGCTCGCCTTTGGTGAGCGTTACTCTTTCTAA
- the fdrA gene encoding acyl-CoA synthetase FdrA, protein MSTRIVIKKNTYFDSVSLMSISTKANQLEGVEQAFVAMATEMNKGVLKNLGLLNDELEQAKNGDLMIVIKGASDAANEATLEAIEGLFTRKDSGNSRHEARYATLASAHHNIPESNLAVISVNGAFAAREARQALENDLNVMLFSDNVSLDDELALKQLAHSKGLLMMGPDCGTAIINGAGLCFANAVRRGSIGIVGASGTGSQELSVRIHEFGGGVSQLIGTGGRDLSEKIGGIMMLDAIQMLEDDPQTEVIALISKPPAQAVAEKVLARAQACRKPVVVCFLGTGETRQDEPGLQFARATKEAALKAVLLTGIKKESLDLHPLNWPLIEEVRARLKPEQKYIRALFCGGTLCDEAMFAALEKYPDVYSNIQPNPEYRLNDVNVSIAHTFLDFGDDDFTNGKPHPMIDPTNRISRLLQEARDPEVGVIVMDFVLGYGSHENPVGVMIDAIKEAKAIAAQDGRHLEMLGYVLGTDLDTPSLEKQCQMLTDAGVIWASSSTNTGLLAREFVCKEKAQ, encoded by the coding sequence ATGTCGACCAGGATTGTGATTAAAAAGAATACCTATTTTGATTCTGTCTCCCTGATGTCCATTTCAACCAAAGCGAACCAGCTTGAAGGCGTGGAACAGGCGTTTGTTGCCATGGCAACGGAGATGAACAAAGGGGTGTTGAAAAACCTCGGCCTGTTAAATGACGAGCTGGAACAGGCTAAAAACGGCGACCTGATGATTGTCATCAAAGGCGCGAGCGATGCGGCGAACGAAGCTACCCTTGAAGCCATCGAAGGTTTATTTACCCGTAAAGACAGCGGCAATTCACGCCACGAAGCGCGTTACGCCACGCTTGCCAGCGCCCATCACAATATCCCTGAAAGCAATCTCGCGGTGATTTCCGTCAACGGTGCGTTTGCCGCGCGTGAAGCCCGCCAGGCGCTGGAAAACGATCTGAACGTGATGCTCTTTTCCGACAACGTTTCACTTGATGACGAACTGGCACTCAAGCAACTCGCCCACAGCAAAGGTTTGCTGATGATGGGGCCGGACTGCGGTACGGCGATCATTAACGGGGCAGGGCTGTGCTTTGCAAACGCGGTGCGTCGTGGGTCTATCGGCATTGTGGGCGCATCCGGCACCGGCAGCCAGGAACTCAGCGTGCGCATCCATGAATTTGGCGGCGGTGTTTCCCAGCTTATCGGGACCGGCGGGCGGGATTTAAGCGAAAAAATTGGCGGCATCATGATGCTCGACGCCATTCAAATGCTGGAAGATGACCCGCAAACCGAAGTGATTGCGCTTATCTCCAAACCGCCTGCACAGGCCGTGGCGGAAAAAGTGCTGGCACGTGCGCAAGCCTGCCGCAAGCCGGTGGTGGTCTGCTTCCTTGGAACAGGGGAAACGCGTCAAGATGAGCCTGGTTTGCAGTTTGCCCGCGCCACTAAAGAGGCGGCGCTAAAAGCCGTTTTACTCACCGGGATTAAAAAAGAGTCTCTGGATTTACATCCGCTCAACTGGCCGCTTATCGAAGAAGTTCGCGCTCGCCTGAAACCCGAACAGAAGTATATCCGCGCACTGTTCTGCGGCGGCACGCTATGCGACGAAGCCATGTTTGCGGCGCTGGAAAAATACCCGGACGTGTACAGCAATATTCAGCCCAACCCGGAATACCGCCTCAACGATGTCAACGTCAGCATCGCCCACACTTTCCTGGATTTTGGCGACGACGATTTCACCAACGGCAAACCGCACCCGATGATCGACCCCACCAACCGCATCAGCCGCCTGCTCCAGGAGGCGCGTGACCCGGAAGTGGGCGTTATCGTGATGGATTTCGTGCTCGGCTACGGCTCCCATGAAAACCCGGTCGGCGTGATGATCGACGCCATTAAAGAAGCCAAAGCGATTGCCGCCCAGGATGGCCGCCACCTGGAAATGTTGGGCTACGTGCTCGGCACAGATTTAGACACGCCTTCGCTTGAAAAACAGTGCCAGATGCTGACTGACGCGGGCGTTATCTGGGCCAGTAGCAGTACTAACACCGGTTTGTTGGCGCGTGAGTTTGTCTGCAAGGAGAAAGCACAATGA
- a CDS encoding carbamate kinase family protein — protein MKQLVVVAIGGNSIIKDNASQSVEHQQNAVKEVAQTVLEMLSSDYDIVLTHGNGPQVGLDLRRAEIAHEKEGLPLTPLANCVADTQGGIGYLIQQALNNQLGKRGDKKAVTVITQVEVDKHDPGFTHPTKPIGAFFSLEQCDALKVAHPDWHFVEDSGRGYRRVVASPEPIRIVEADAISALIKQGFVVIGAGGGGIPVIRTAQGDYQSVDAVIDKDLSTALLAREVKADILVITTGVEKVCVNFGKPEQRALDEVTVEQMARFSEEGHFPPGSMLPKITASLAFLRSGGKRVIITTPEQLPAALRGETGTHIING, from the coding sequence ATGAAACAACTCGTGGTCGTGGCGATTGGCGGCAACAGCATCATCAAAGATAACGCCAGCCAATCTGTTGAACATCAGCAAAACGCCGTGAAAGAAGTGGCGCAAACGGTGCTGGAAATGCTCTCGTCGGATTACGACATCGTACTGACCCACGGCAACGGCCCGCAGGTCGGGCTGGATTTACGCCGCGCAGAAATCGCCCATGAAAAAGAGGGGCTGCCCCTTACGCCGCTGGCGAACTGCGTGGCAGACACGCAAGGGGGCATCGGCTATTTAATTCAGCAGGCGCTCAATAACCAGTTGGGCAAACGCGGGGATAAAAAAGCGGTCACCGTGATTACGCAGGTGGAAGTGGATAAACACGATCCCGGCTTTACGCATCCGACCAAACCGATTGGCGCGTTCTTCAGCCTGGAGCAGTGCGATGCCCTGAAAGTGGCCCATCCAGACTGGCACTTCGTCGAAGATTCCGGGCGCGGTTATCGCCGTGTGGTGGCATCCCCGGAGCCGATTCGCATTGTTGAAGCCGATGCGATAAGCGCACTCATCAAACAGGGCTTTGTGGTGATTGGCGCAGGCGGCGGGGGGATTCCGGTCATTCGCACCGCGCAGGGCGACTACCAGAGCGTGGATGCGGTTATCGACAAAGATCTTTCCACCGCGCTGCTGGCCCGGGAAGTGAAGGCCGATATTCTGGTGATCACCACCGGCGTGGAAAAAGTGTGCGTTAACTTTGGCAAACCGGAACAGCGAGCGCTCGATGAGGTGACGGTCGAGCAAATGGCGCGTTTTAGCGAAGAAGGGCATTTCCCGCCGGGTAGCATGCTGCCGAAAATCACCGCAAGCCTTGCGTTCCTGCGCAGCGGCGGCAAGCGCGTGATTATCACCACGCCGGAACAATTACCTGCCGCCCTTAGGGGCGAAACCGGCACTCATATTATTAATGGTTAA